One segment of Streptomyces sp. XD-27 DNA contains the following:
- a CDS encoding glycosyltransferase: MRVLHIITGLGAGGAEQQLRLLLRHLPVRCDVVTLTDPGAVAHGIRADGTPVTHLGMGGDRDLTALPRLVRTIRAGGYDLVHTHLTRACIYGRIAARLAGVTAVVATEHSLGGTRGASRPPTAARGLYLATERLGSATVAVSATVADRLRAWGVPSSRIHLIPHGIDARHFRFEPAARAAARARLGLRPDHFVVGAVGRLVPRKRYDLLLRAVADVPGARLLLVGDGPERHRLRALAVRLGATDRVRLLGERDGAVETAGDPPADIPGLLAAMDVFVSPSSAEAFGLAVVEALAAGLPVLYTACPAVDELPPEAAPGARRIAADPAPLAAALREHAAAGPRRLPVPPAVERYAIRRTAHRLMALYDRTAAHGPAGCGNGPVPAAPQRPFPALSDPRR; encoded by the coding sequence ATGCGAGTCCTGCACATCATCACCGGCCTCGGCGCGGGCGGCGCCGAGCAGCAACTGCGGCTCCTGCTGCGCCACCTGCCCGTACGCTGCGACGTCGTCACCCTCACCGACCCCGGCGCGGTCGCCCACGGGATCCGCGCCGACGGCACGCCCGTCACCCACCTGGGCATGGGCGGCGACCGCGATCTGACCGCCCTGCCCCGCCTGGTGCGGACGATCCGGGCCGGTGGCTACGACCTGGTGCACACCCACCTGACCCGCGCCTGCATTTACGGCCGCATCGCCGCCCGCCTCGCGGGCGTGACCGCCGTCGTCGCCACCGAGCACTCCCTGGGCGGCACCCGTGGCGCGAGCCGCCCGCCGACCGCCGCCCGAGGTCTGTACCTCGCCACCGAGCGGCTGGGCTCGGCCACCGTGGCGGTCTCCGCGACCGTCGCCGACCGGCTGCGCGCATGGGGGGTGCCCAGCAGCCGGATCCACCTCATCCCGCACGGCATCGACGCCCGCCACTTCCGCTTCGAACCCGCGGCCCGCGCCGCCGCCCGCGCCCGGCTCGGGCTCCGGCCGGACCACTTCGTCGTCGGCGCGGTAGGCCGCCTGGTGCCCCGCAAGCGCTACGACCTGCTGCTGCGCGCGGTCGCCGACGTGCCCGGGGCGCGGCTGCTGCTCGTCGGCGACGGACCCGAACGCCACCGGCTGCGCGCCCTGGCCGTACGGCTCGGCGCCACCGACCGGGTGCGGCTGCTCGGCGAACGCGACGGAGCGGTCGAGACCGCGGGGGACCCGCCCGCCGACATCCCCGGCCTCCTGGCCGCCATGGACGTCTTCGTCTCGCCCTCCTCGGCGGAGGCGTTCGGGCTCGCCGTGGTCGAGGCCCTCGCCGCCGGGCTGCCCGTCCTGTACACCGCCTGCCCCGCCGTCGACGAGCTGCCGCCCGAGGCCGCGCCCGGCGCCCGCCGGATCGCCGCCGACCCGGCCCCGCTCGCCGCCGCCCTGCGGGAACACGCCGCCGCGGGACCGCGCCGGCTCCCCGTCCCCCCGGCGGTCGAGCGCTACGCGATCCGGCGCACCGCCCACCGCCTCATGGCGCTGTACGACCGCACGGCCGCCCACGGGCCGGCGGGCTGCGGCAACGGGCCGGTGCCCGCCGCACCGCAGCGGCCGTTCCCCGCCCTGTCCGATCCGAGGAGATGA
- a CDS encoding exopolysaccharide biosynthesis polyprenyl glycosylphosphotransferase — translation MTTDNAGAPPPGQLRSPQATAPRQAAAVHAPRRPDSEPGPAPARRTAPTRVVRATARLVTVDCAAAVAAAAPLLGDPRRAAVALGPALAAAVCLAARGGLHRPGRQLSALDEAPRLLRHCALAWLLAGAAVATIDPARTLRWPLLAILVTSHWLLVCVGRGVVYRALRRDRRRHPRPTLIVGSGPAAWRLAEALHGLPEYGMRPVALIATGPAGPGGAAGPGGQVGPAAGPESAPYPLPVLDSAEDIARTVTRNAVRHAVFTRGPESAPSRAALVRLLTGQGCTVWLPGGGSDHIWGYTYRRLDPPRPRRLAVLGKRALDIAIALPLLPIALPLMLLCAVAVRFSVGRGVVFRQERVGRHGRTFTMLKFRTLPAGTDADTDAEASATVWNAAADQRVGAVGRLLRRTWLDDLPQLWNVLRGDMSLVGPRPERPHFVRQFSQAHPGYAFRHRMPVGITGLAQLHGLRGDTSIEDRARFDNHYIDTWTLWGDVRILLRTARFVLRRGRS, via the coding sequence ATGACCACCGACAACGCGGGCGCGCCCCCGCCCGGGCAGCTCCGCTCGCCGCAGGCGACGGCGCCCCGGCAGGCCGCCGCCGTGCACGCCCCACGGCGCCCCGACTCCGAACCCGGCCCCGCCCCCGCCCGGCGCACCGCGCCCACCCGGGTGGTGCGCGCCACCGCCCGGCTCGTCACCGTCGACTGCGCGGCCGCCGTCGCCGCCGCCGCGCCGCTGCTCGGCGACCCCCGCAGGGCCGCCGTCGCGCTCGGCCCGGCCCTGGCCGCCGCCGTCTGCCTGGCCGCACGCGGCGGCCTCCACCGGCCCGGACGCCAGCTCTCCGCACTGGACGAGGCGCCGCGCCTGCTGCGCCACTGCGCGCTCGCATGGCTGCTGGCGGGCGCCGCCGTCGCGACGATCGATCCGGCCCGAACCCTCCGATGGCCGCTCCTGGCCATCCTCGTGACCAGCCATTGGCTGCTGGTCTGCGTCGGGCGCGGCGTGGTCTACCGGGCGCTGCGCCGCGACCGCCGCCGCCATCCGCGGCCCACGCTGATCGTCGGCTCGGGACCGGCCGCGTGGCGGCTGGCCGAGGCCCTGCACGGACTACCCGAGTACGGCATGCGGCCGGTCGCCCTCATCGCCACCGGTCCGGCCGGTCCGGGCGGAGCGGCCGGACCGGGCGGTCAGGTCGGCCCCGCCGCCGGGCCGGAGTCGGCCCCGTACCCGCTGCCCGTCCTGGACTCGGCCGAGGACATCGCCCGCACGGTCACCCGCAACGCCGTACGGCACGCGGTGTTCACCCGCGGCCCCGAGAGCGCCCCCTCCCGCGCCGCCCTCGTCCGCCTGCTCACCGGGCAGGGCTGCACCGTCTGGCTGCCGGGCGGCGGATCCGACCACATCTGGGGCTACACCTACCGCCGTCTGGACCCGCCGCGCCCCCGCCGCCTGGCCGTCCTCGGCAAACGCGCCCTGGACATCGCCATCGCCCTGCCCCTGCTGCCGATCGCGCTGCCCCTGATGCTGCTGTGCGCCGTCGCCGTACGGTTCTCCGTCGGACGCGGCGTGGTCTTCCGCCAGGAACGGGTCGGCCGCCACGGCCGCACCTTCACCATGCTCAAGTTCCGCACCCTGCCCGCCGGCACCGACGCCGACACCGACGCCGAGGCGTCCGCGACCGTGTGGAACGCCGCCGCCGACCAGCGGGTCGGCGCTGTCGGGCGCCTGCTGCGCCGCACCTGGCTGGACGACCTCCCGCAGCTGTGGAACGTGCTGCGCGGCGACATGAGCCTGGTCGGCCCCCGTCCCGAGCGCCCGCACTTCGTACGGCAGTTCAGCCAGGCGCACCCCGGTTACGCGTTCCGGCACCGGATGCCGGTCGGCATCACCGGCCTGGCCCAGCTGCACGGGCTGCGCGGCGACACCTCCATCGAGGACCGGGCGCGCTTCGACAACCACTACATCGACACCTGGACGCTCTGGGGCGACGTGCGCATCCTGCTGCGCACCGCGCGCTTCGTGCTCCGGCGCGGCAGGAGCTGA